The window TTGGAGTATCTCAGAGTAGAAATATATGAGAAATGGGCCGGGCCCTTTTCATTATCAACATCATTCACAAGAGTGACAGCCTGACTCTCGGCACCCGAAGTCAGATCAGGAAGAATCACACCCTTAGGCCTAGCAAATCCATCCTTCCACTGCTGAATTGACTTCCACACAGAATAAGCTTCTGGCTGTCCTGGTACTCTGACCAGCTTATACTTGAAAACGTTGCATCCTGACTTGTTTTTTTCCGCCCATGACTCTCGAATCTTATACAGGCCATCATAGATATAGATCTTTCCAGTAGACAAAGAATCCTTTATACCCCTTATAACTCTTACATCATTAGCACGATGTAAACTCTTTTCAAGAGCAAGATTTCCCCTTTCAAGCTTCTGATCAAACATTTGCCCATCTGACCTGTGCACTCCACCCTGACCACTGTAAATCAACACGTCTACACCATCCCCCTCATCATCATATCCTCCAGATGAAACTATGCTGACAGCAACAGGCTCTTCGTCCATGGTAACTCGAACACTCAAATAATCTATCCCAGCCATACTATGGGCATGTAGACCAGCAATGCAAAGTTCCATTCTGAAAAAGAATATATCGCCAACTTCAATTCCAGGTACATGCCCAATCCTCTTCGAACTATTTGTCCGAACCCCTTTGGTCAGCAAAAATTTACCCGCCTTCAGGTCCGGACGTCTAGCAATCGCTGTAGCCAAGTCACTCGCTTCTTCGAGCTGAGTAAGCCTTCTCCTTAGTAAACTAAAAACCAGGAGTATCGTTCTAACAATCTCCTTGTCACCATTAGATCTTCTAAAGTCATCAAACTCATGAAGATTAAATGGCATCAAGAAGCTATTAACCAGAGATTCCACATCAAAGTCATCACTGTTCCTGGCCCTTCTCCTCCTTGGCCTGCCACTTCTCAACTCCGAGTTGCTACCATTCTCTGCATCATTAGCATGTGCACTGAATCCACTAGGAAATTGGTCATTCTGTGAATCACTTTGCCCATCATCCTCCACAACAACATATTTAGTAGCATTAATGGCCCTCTTACCCTTACCACGTCGGCCTTGTGCTCGAGATTTTGGGGTCATATACGAATTAAGTGGAACAGGAGCTGGTATGGGGCCATCGGAACCTAAATTATCTTGGTTTTGGGTAGCAGAAGTAGTGTTCTGAGAATTATTGGGAATCAGAA of the Primulina huaijiensis isolate GDHJ02 chromosome 1, ASM1229523v2, whole genome shotgun sequence genome contains:
- the LOC140982698 gene encoding histone-lysine N-methyltransferase, H3 lysine-9 specific SUVH1-like; this translates as MEQGFGSEPNFFPGSIDKTRVLDVRPLQCLAPIFPNPPNGTSSSAHPAPFSCFPPSGPFPPGVRPFYPFLIPNNSQNTTSATQNQDNLGSDGPIPAPVPLNSYMTPKSRAQGRRGKGKRAINATKYVVVEDDGQSDSQNDQFPSGFSAHANDAENGSNSELRSGRPRRRRARNSDDFDVESLVNSFLMPFNLHEFDDFRRSNGDKEIVRTILLVFSLLRRRLTQLEEASDLATAIARRPDLKAGKFLLTKGVRTNSSKRIGHVPGIEVGDIFFFRMELCIAGLHAHSMAGIDYLSVRVTMDEEPVAVSIVSSGGYDDEGDGVDVLIYSGQGGVHRSDGQMFDQKLERGNLALEKSLHRANDVRVIRGIKDSLSTGKIYIYDGLYKIRESWAEKNKSGCNVFKYKLVRVPGQPEAYSVWKSIQQWKDGFARPKGVILPDLTSGAESQAVTLVNDVDNEKGPAHFSYISTLRYSKPFLTSKPFSGCHCLGGCQPGDTNCPCNRRNEGLLPYSSTGVLLTNKSLIYECGPTCACPPNCRNRTSQAGIRVRLEVFKTKDNGWGLRSWDPIRVGAFICEYAGDVISDAGDFGSENDNSYIFDSTRYFEPLELIRDSSAGYNKAPFPLVISAKNCGNVARFMNHSCSPNVFWQPVLRERNNDSYLHVAFFAVRHIPPMQELTYDYGLVPSGKGNKGKNKCLCGSENCRGYFH